tgtgtgtgtgtgtgtgtgtgtgtgtgtgtgtgtgtgtgtgtgtgtgtgtgtgtgtgtgcatcagtgttttcATTCTGAAGGCATTCTGAGGAAGAACGATGTCTAGTTTCTTctagtttttgtttaaattagTGGATAACACTCCACCTGAATTAAACATTGAAAAAGTGTGCATAGATGttctcatttgtttccaaatacCCACAGAAGTCAGAATATTTCATCATCTTACATCAACACCATTTCTTTAGGTTTCCTCTAGGTCACTAGACCTAGATCTTTAGGTCACCGTCATTCCAAAAACATTACAGAAAAAGATTATATCTAATGGAGGAAAGGAAATATGGTTGGGgacctaaaaaaaataatgataataataatgatgatgatgaagaagaaaatgaagaattaTGAAGTACTATGTAATAATAATGAGTAatgatagtaaaaaaaaatttacatttaaataaaaatgatatattattattattgtgaaaaataataattattagttTAAATTTCTGATATACCTATATTAGTCTTTATTACAATTCTGTATTACTATATTATTAGTTTTTTAGGGTTTTTAGACTCAATCTAACCGTAGACTGAATCTAACCATAGACTGAATCTAACGTAGACTGAATCTAACCATAGACTGAATCTAACGTAGACTGAATCTAACCATAGACTGAATCTAACGTAGACTGAATCTAACCATAGACTGAATCTAACGTAGACTGAATCTAACGTCGACTGAATCTAACCATAGACTGAATCTAACGTAGACTGAATCTAACGTCGACTGAATCTAACGTAGACTGAATCTAACCATAGACTGAATCTAACGTAGACTGAATCTAACGTCGACTGAATCTAACCATAGACTGAATCTAACGTCGACTGAATCTAACGTAGACTGAATCTAACCGTAGACTGAATCTAACGTAGACTGAATCTAACCCAGGCTGCTGTTCATGGGTCGCTCACTCAACCAGTTGATCTATTTGGGCGCCCTACTTTATCACTTTCtaactattattattagtattatcaCCATtactggatttatttatttgtctgtttgtttgttcactcgtttgttttattgtgtgccTAAAACTTGTGCATAGATTGCCAAACATGGCAAACCTTTTAAAGtaagaacagcagaaaatggtcattaataaaatattaattttagtTCTAGATTGAGGATTAGATTTGGATTAAATGATGCAGATTATGTACAACTGAAAGCTGACTTGTCCTGAACCCTGCCCTTCCAGCTCAGTCACTGCCAGCAGGATCCCAAATCCCGCGGGATCTCGTTAGGCGATCTCTGCCACACTTCCTCAGCATCACAGCGCTGTGTCCTAGCAACCACAGCTTCCCCTAGCAACAGCcaccctcccctcctccccacTCTCCACGGTTCCCCCGGTAACGGAGCACACCTGGTTCACGTCGCAGTGAAAACAGACGATGGACGGACATGAAGCTGCGGAGTGTTTTGGCTTTACTACCATTTCTGAAGCCACCTGACGGCTTATTCCACCAGTACAGATATTCCAGTACAAATATTCCAGTACAAATATTCCAGTGCAGCTCCTGGGACTTGTTCCaggataaaaactaaaaatactgATGGTGACAGAACGTCATGCTTCGGTAACGGAATAATATCTGCTTTGAAATGAGTAAGTTTGACCtatttttaaactaaatttgttCTGATGCTTACTAGTTAGCCTTATGTTGGCAGTCAGTGAATTTACAGATCAATCCGTGTTTTGTGTTTCAACGAACCAACAAGAACACATTCTATATGCCATTAGGAGCAGTCTTGTTAAACAGGATAATCTGAATAATCTTTCACTGAAGCTTCATTCCATGTTGTGAAATAAATATGTGCTTCCCACTGCTGGCACatggtgttaaaaaaaaaagttaaatctaatacaataaatacaaaatatccATTTTGTAGTGTCTATCTACACTCACACATACTTTAAAATGGCATCATATTCAGTTTTCATATTTGTACCTCATACTGTACAATAAGATAAAATGTATTAACCCCAGCAGAAATTCATATGCCGGAATTAAATCACATAGATGACTGGCAATGAGCAGCAAAGTAGTTTTACACCAGATCAGAAAATATTGGAATTAAAATTGAAATGGTCCACACAAAAATTTGTGGGTTagacctaaccctaaccctaatcctttcaccagaaaaattaaatattgcacataaaaatTACATAATGCTTATGAACATGATTATGAAGATCATATTGATCTTCCTGTTCTCGTGTTTCAGCTGCTGTAAGGGAAGCTATATATACagtttgattttaaattataaTCAAATAGTATTTGCacgttaaattaaaaaaagaattgtGATGCGTGTTTGAAATCCAAATCTCAAAAATCCAAATCCAAATATCTAACTGTGATTTCTGAGACATATTTTCACTGAATGAGacaaaatttaaagttttacacTTACACTGTATCTCATACAAGCCTAAACTTCCAACTACTGACTCTGATCTGTTCTGATCCCATCAACACAATGTCAGACTGGACGCATAGAATGATCCAGACTTTGTGTTCACCCCTGACTGTTGTTTTACTGCAGCTGACCATCATTCAAGCGGTTTATCAGTCTTGTTCATCTCGTTTCCTTGTTCTGTCCTGCAGAAAGGAAGACAGCGTCGTTCAGGAGGAGCAGAAAGTGGAAACTGAAGAACCTGCCATCCGGGAAGCAGGTAGAGAAATATTCAGCAGAACAGAACCTGGACAGAATGAGGAGAACAAGTCTAGCCCTAACGCATCCGTGATTTAAACAAATCCAGAGCCacatgaagaagaagcagcagcagcagagccacAGCCGGCCTCACCCTCTCCACCTCCCAGTCCTGAACCGGTGAAGAACTCTgagccagaaccagaaccaggactagAACCAGAGACCAAGACCCAGGAAGCCGGTCCAGAAGCTGTGACCCAGCAGCCGCAGAAAAAAGAAGACGGTCCAACTGCTAACTCTGAGAAACCTGCTGAAAAAGTAATGAGCATGAGTGGTCCATGTACATGATTTGAATGAACATCACTCAGAAATTATaaactgactttattttttaaaaaaaagactaaaactgaatttaataaGTTCGAGTGGGAAATATTAATAACCTTTCTAACACAGAATTGTTGCGTTTATATTCTCCATTTTCCTTCAGTTTACTCCTCAAAACTTCCGTTTTACCTTAATCTACGGTAATtgtagtgtctttttgtggtgtggtCTTATGCAGCTTCAAACCAGTTATTGTGTGTGAACCAACTATATCAACTATATCTGTTAAGTTAACTAATCAGTTTGAtttatctgtttgtgtttttctaggAGGAGGAAGCTACTGGGGATGGCTGTGGTGGTATGTGTTGAACAGTCCACACACACGCTTTGTTTACATCCAAGTCcttaaaaatatgctgaaaggcaattatttaatctaaaaatgagGCCTTAATTAGTATTAAAATATCAATGGTGTTGGAAAGTAGAgctttattaatgttttttttttctaatattgtAATTCAAAACCTCAAAATTAGCCGGTCTCTAGATCTGTCTATACTTTTTGAATAATTTACCACCTGCTTCTTGCATTACTGTGGTGAGGCAGATAGGCAGATTAGTGTTGATGGTTCCATCAACACTAATGTTTAGTTTTGGGCCTTGATGCACTTCCTGCACATGAAAACATCTACATGTGCACAAACCCTAACCCTTTTTCTGTCTATTAGAATAGTTGTCTGTCAGCGTGAGACTCTAATCTGGTGACTGACTTGATCACGATCTATCATCCCATCTAGTAAAAGTCTGACTTTGTTGTCAGTAATTCAGTCAAACAACTACTTGCTGTTGGACTGTCAGAGTCCTGTCTGCCTAAACATCCTGTCTCCTCTGTAGCTCCAGTCAGCTGTGATGCACTTAAGAGCTGCCTGATGCGCATCCCTCACACCTCCGAGTGCCTCGGCAACCTCAACGCTTTCTTCAAAGAGAACGGCATCTCTCCTCCCGCTATACCTTCCATGCCTAAAATACCCACCAAACTGTCTGACGTCACCCAGTACCTACCCTCCCTGCCCCCGGAGTTACGCCAAGAGCTCTCCCACATCCGCCTCACCCAGGTTCCCCGAAACATCGCCCAGACTGTCACTGAGCTGCTGCCCAAGAACACCGACGGTTCGGTGGGCCCCAATCTGTCCGGCCTGTCCCAGAGCTTTTCCgagagctttgccaacatcccgCAGAAGCTGTCCCAGTTCCCCGTCCGAACGCAGCAGTACTTTGTAAACGTCCGGAACCGCCTCAACAGTCTTATGCCACAAGATGCctaagaaacaacaacaacaacaacagcaaaaacacaatcatCAAGACGTAGAACTCAACCGGCTCGTGCGACACTCCCCTTTgccttctcctcctcatcctcagctGCGATCCCGTTCCCCGTCTCCGTCCTCCCCCAACAGCAGCACGCTGGACCTGCCCAATGTGCCGTCCTACCCTCGGCTTCCACCCATCGTCAGCCCTCCATCCAAGCAGCTCAGCTCTCTGTCCCGGCAGCTGTCTGGTCTCTCTAACCCCGCTTTCTTCATTGAAGACGACTCAGAAATATCTCAAAAAAGGCCTGCAGGTGAATCCACATATGGAGAGGTCGCTGTCCTATATACAGAGCAAGTGCATTAGTGCATTCCTGAACTCAGTCATAATTGGTAAACTAATTGTGGATTGACAGATTCAATGAAGATATTCCACAAAAATACGAAATTTACAGAACATTAAAGATGTTTGAGTTCAGTTCAGTGGCTGCTTTGTGTTGTGATCGTGGATCTTTGTGTGGTTTATGTGCATGTCAGCTCAGATAAGTTCTGTTATCGAAACCCATTTGTAAGAGTTCTGTTATCGAAACCCATTTGTAAGAGTCAGGTAAGAGAAAGAAGCGCAGATCTTCAGAATGTTCCATAATTTTATCAAAGAACTCCAGATTCCGATACTATGACTGTCTACCCTTCATTTTCCTTGTAGTTTGGGTAAAATGTGGATGAAACAGGCAATCATCAGACTGATCGCTGACACTAACCCTGTGACACCACGCTGCCCACACAAGTGTGCCAGCCAGGGTATCATCATCCAGATTAGCCAGACTGAATGAGTAACTACAGCTATCAGGGCACCTGTCCTAGTTCATAGCTGGATCTTCTTGCATTAACCTGCTGTAGATCCCAACTGCTAAATCTGCCTCTTACCTCTCCTGTGAGGTAACCTGTTTTACTGCTGTGACCTGTTTTACCCCTTGCTCTGCTTCTATTGTAAGTGGACTAAATGTAGTTTTTCATTAATATTCTGTGATGCAtgagcaaaaaatgacaacaagtgtGTCATGCGTTAAACTCTCCAGAGCGCTCCAGCCTCAGCCTTCGTCCAGCCGTCAACATTGAGGACGTCGACTCAGATcatgagagaggaggaggaggaggaagaggggaggagcAGATCCTCAACTCCCAGGACCCCAAACTTACAACCCTGACTGTCCCTGTGGCTCCTTCCGGAGGCCGCCAGAGGTGAGATGTGTTTCTGTTATTAATTAGAGACGTCGTTAATATTGGAAACTgtataatttactcttatgtaGTCTCCAATATGGAACCACAGCTCAGGCAGGTGGAACGTGAGGGTTTTAGTGCATCATTACCAGACtgattttgacttgttttgtaCTGAAATTGTGCACTAAAACATTTCTGAACTTTCTTCCTCTCCCTTCATGCTTGCATCTTCAGTAAAGGGGATAAAGAGTAAGGAAACTGCATGACTTGTTTGAGTCGCAGTTGCCTCCCGGGGCCTGTGTGCTTCTCATTCTCGCAACAGTGACTGGTTCCTCCAGTGAACCTGTAGATGTACATTTCTGCATAGCCTACATGCATTCATGACATTTCAAAGCACAGAAATGAGTAGTAGCATCACTTGGATACCTCTGTCAGGGTGCTAGCTGTGTTTACTAGTGAAGCATTTTCATCCAAAAGGAGATTAAATCAAATATTTGGAGGTGACAAAATATATACACTTGCAACTGCACAAGATTTCCTCATTAATTGTATGAAATTCAGTAACAGAATTATGTCTTGTATGTGTTTAAGGGTTTTGGAATGAAATGCTTCTTACTGTTTTGCTGTGTGAAATTGACTCTACTGTGCATTtgtcctaaccctaaccctgtgCATGTGTCCTGCAGCAACTATGCGTGCGCAAGAACGTTTCATTCAATTTCATCACCAACATCTCCCAAAGATACTACTAAAACGGCGCACAAAAGCAGAACAGCACAGTGTTAATGCAGAACACACAGTTTGAATTATTGTGGAGCTGTGattgtgtttcatgttttgctctgtgttgttgtgttgttctgttcaCTTTTGCATGGCTCTGTGCTTTTGGCTCCTGTATGGTTGACGTCAATAAACAAATGCATCACAATCGTGCACTGACATCTTCACTGCCTTGTTAGAGCGCTGTAGGTGACATCTTCTCTTCCTTGTTATCTGTTTTCTTGGAACACAAaccttctccctccctctcttttaAAACTCACTTGACACCCTGCTCTGAACCGTTCACCACAGCAGTGGGAGGAATCATAGGACTAACTGGACAAAGATGTAAGAGATCATTAATTATGTCCATCTATTTCATCATCCACTTATTTTATCACCATTCATTAAACCGTTTTTCCAGATCAATTAACCAGTCGTTGCTCGTTTTCAAAAGTCGTTTTTAGTTTTTACCCATCTGCAATCTTCAGTGGCTTAGCaacatacaacaacaacaacatactAAGCAACATTTTTGTGGCCTCAgtgaacatttttctttatttatgcaCGACTAGCATGATCGTACAGTGAAGCAGCATCTCAGTGCATCTGAGAAACAGTAATCTGACGCAGCCTTGTCAGAACTTTGAACCACTGATGTCGCTGTGTCTACAGTAAGCGGCTTCATTCTCAgagtgaagatgatgatgatgatgatgaaggaaaCATCCCCATCAGAGCTTGGCCCAGTCAGTCCAGCCTGCACAGCACAGATGACGTGTGAGATACTTTAAAAGCACACTTAAAAAAACCTGTctgaaatactgcatttttacaaagtgatcAAAATCCGCACTAAATTGTATTTCTTGCTTTATTTCAAAGTCTGAAGGAGCGACCAGCGTCTTCAGCCAGTCAGACCAGCACCGTGGTGAACGAAAGACTTCAGGAGCTGGTCAGGATGTTCAAAGAGAGAACAGAGAAGGCCAAGGAGAAGCTCATCGACACAGACAGCTCGGATGAAGACAGCGTCATCCCCTGTAAGTGAAAGTCTCTTCTGTCTAAAAACTAGCACAtgtttcatgacattttgaTTCCAGGATGAAAGAATCAGTCTAAGGTTAGGGTGAGGGTTCTTACTGAAGAGGAGCTGCTCCATGAAAATGTCTGGATCACAATTTCTCtatatatacgtatatacactgctcaaaaaaattaaaggaacactttgaaaacacatattATGGttatatatacacataaaaaacaaactggaccttagcattgatatggactggttaatgtgttaggaatgaaaagatgccacttttttttttgatggaaatgaaaatgatcaaccccccaggagggctaaattcaagacattccaaaatcaaagtgaaaaactgatgtggcaggctggtccatctttctgaaattccttggcagcaactcaaaatggtattcagtagtttgtatggcctccatgtgcttgtatgcatgactgacgatgtcgggacaagctctgaatgagacgatggatggtgtcctggggtatctcctcccagaactggaccagggcatctctgagctcctggacagtctgagatgatggtgtcggatggaacaaaacataatgttccaaaggtgttctattggatttaggtcaggtgagcatgggggccagctaatggtatcaattccttcatcctccaggaactgcatgaattttcttgccacatgaggccaggcattgtcgtgcaccagaaggaatccaggaccactgcaccaatgtagggtctgacaatgggtcaaaggatttcatcctgatacctaaaggcagtcagaatgccattgtccagcctgtagaggtctgtgtgtccctccatggatatgcctccccacaccatcactgacccaccaccaaaccggtcacactgaacaatgttacaggcagcataacgttctccacggcttctccagacctgtCCATGTCTCTCGCATGTGCTCAcgatgaacctgctctcatctgtgaaaagcacagggcaccagtggcgGACCttccaattcctgtgttctatgacaaatgccagccgagctccacggtgccggtcagcgagcacagcgggcactagaggacgctgggccctcagaccactctcatctctttctgattgtttggtcagagacattcaccccagtggtctgctggaggtcattttgtagagctattgcagtgctcatcctggtcctccttgcacaaaggagcagatacctgtcctgctgatgggttgaggaccttctacagtcctgtccagctctcccaaactaactgcctgtctcctggaatctcctccatgctcttgagaatgtgctgggagacacagcaaaccttctggtaatggcacgcattgatgtgccatcgtggaggagttggactgtctgtggaacctctgtagggtccaggtatcgcctcatgctatcAGTAGTGACAGTGACACTAGCCCaatgcaaaactattgaaaaacagtcacacaatattaggaaggaaaaaaatgccagCGGCCTTCACTGATaaattcatttctgttttgggggttgtctcattgttacccctctagtgcatctgttgttaatttcactgatttgatgcaatactttgattaaaaaatgttcctttaatttttttgagcagtgtatattattcttctaaaataaaagttaagaatgaaaaatatgaagatTTTCGTTCACGCCTGCTTCTAGCTGCAAATCCAGTTCTAGGTCCACAGTGCAGATCGAAGGTGATGCAGGAAACGTTATTTTGCATTAGTCCTGCTGGATCAGATACTGTTCTCACAAGTATTCTCCAGGTTGGATCATTCTGCATCTgtactgcttttgtttttccactttcagatgtgctAAACTCTGGCCTGTTGTTGCTCTAGCAGTCAGCAGTAGTTAGAGAGCATTTAGATTTAGTAGAGGAAGGTATGAACATTTTAAATGCGTGTTCTAGATTCAGTCAGATTTTGCTGTTTCTGTAACAGATAACGGCTCACTTGCTAAGAAATGTCCGCACTGAAGAATTCTTCTCTAACAAATATGTAATCAGAAATCTTTGCCAGCTTTGAACTTTAGAATTGCACATTGAGAGGGTAAACCATATTTGTCTGGCTTCTCCACAAACTGCTAAAATCTTCTTCTCATCCTTTGGTAAATGTGCCCCTGCCTGCCTGTGTGCCTCTAAAGTCTCTCTTGGATCATCTCCTGTCCTCCCCTCAGCTCCTCCTCAGGCCCCAGCTCCTCAGCCTGCTCCAGCAGCTCCACCTCTGGatggagaagagaaagagatggAAGCAGGTCCATCATCCGGAGGAGGAATAGAAAATGGGGCTGAGGAGGAGAAGCGGTGTAGGCATGGCCGTAAGGTGAAAACTCCTCTTTGGATACGAGGCTGTTTGCACTTCCGCTTCCCTGCCAGCATCGACCCTTTCACCAGTGAGAACTCAGCCGCTAACCTGAACCTGTGCTGTACAGTGCTGTCTCCTTTACTCAAACCACTCAGAAATCAATGACATGTAAAAAAGGTTTAGATCTGGACTTGAGAAACtgatttaatcagttgtttaaTGCTTCTGAAGTTTAGGTAAAGGTGAACTGTTCTGTCccaatgtttttcttcttaccacttttttctcctttcacattcataAGGAGGTCAGTTTTTGGTCTGTTGTTGCCATTTTTCTTATTTACCTCAGAAACGGTTAGGATTAGGTGACTGTGTGACTGCTGTTTTTTCTTAATAATGCGGCCTAGATCCTGCTTATTCAATGTGCTGTCAGCCTGTGGTATGACAGTAGTTTGTGTTTGCTTCGTGACCGTCGCTGGTTCTGCCAATGATTCCTGATTACATCTcagtcagttccttcatcccTTTGTCTGCCTTCTCCTTGTCAGACCTAATGTACGTGCTGTGGATGTTTTTGGTGTCTCTGGCGTGGAACTGGAACGTGTGGTTCATCCCTGTGCGCTGGGCCTTCCCCTACCAAACCCCAGACAACATTTACTACTGGCTGCTGACCGACTATCTGTGTGACCTCATTTACATTCTGGACATCACCGTTTTTCAGCCACGCCTGCAGTTTGTGCATGGAGGAGACATAGTGGTGAGTAGAGGATTTAACTTTATCTTTGCATGTTGGGAACCTGGGATCACATAAATTCCTCTGTTGGCTGGAAACACCAACTCCTGAAATGACAAGACACACTGTTTTATCatgagggttagggttagtctaacactcggagagcgcatacctccgccatgccgtgtgtctgtttgtttgtctgtctgtctgattttggaggtgatccaaatcaccgtctggatccagacggtgattcggatcacctccaaaatctaatcgattcttactcttgctcttccggacatcctgtaaaaatttggtgaaaatccgtccatgactttttgagttatgctgttaacagacacacacacacacacacacacacacacacagacggacagacaaacaaactccggtgattacataacctcctgacGGAGGTAATAAGAGTCACATTACCGTGCGGTGGTGTCTGTTACCTAACATGAAGACGTTCAACAAACTTATGTTTAGAAAACCAGGAATTAATCACTGACAGTCAGTAAGGGAGTACAGTACAACTACTGGGTCATGGACTGCTGTCCTTAAGATTGGCATTAGGCCTCCTTGTAAAAAGCAAGACGTGACAATTGAGGCATGGATCCAGTTGAGATATTAGGGTGGAAGGGGACGCTGATATCGCAGCAGCCTGTCAGTCACAAAGAAGCCCCTGTTTAAAACATAACttgctttattgtctattttcctGTAAAAAGAACCATAGTTTACCAAATGAACTCAAactcagattttatttatttgtatagcacttttcatgtaAGACCAACACTaagtgcttcacaagaattaaaaacaaagaagacaataaataaatacaattaaaaatagaaatagaaataaaaaaaacaactctccaCCCATAGACAGCCATGAGGAAAGTGGAAAGTGTTTGGTCATTCTCTAACAGCCCTGTGAAcagagtcgccccctgctggcctgTATAAAGACTGCATGTCTATGTTGGCTTTTATGTTCAGTCCTGCAGCCTTTGTCCATCGTTTATATACTTTCTGTTGAATTAACCTACCACTGGTCATAACTGTAGTTGTCCTGCTTTCTTTCCAGAGTGACAAAAAAGAGATGAGAAAGAATTACATGAAAACCAAACGCTTCAAGGTAAACAATGAGAGAACCGTGTAAAAGTTTGACTGTATCCATCCTTCCTGTGTTGAATAAtcgtgaagaaaaaaaagagaaaaaataggaCTTGTGTTCTTATTTCTTAGTTTGATGTTGCCAGCCTTGTTCCCCTGGAGCTGTTCTATTTTAAAACCGGCATCAACCCACTGCTTCGCTTACCCAGACTGCTGAAGGTGAGACTCTACTGCACAAAGCATGAACGTCCTTTAGAGAATAaactttctgtgttttattatttatgataaCCCTAACCATATCAACACAAAGTATAGCACCATAACATCAACAAAAGTGCACTTCCACAGCTCTGTGCCACTTTCAATGTAAGGAATCaacttttagtcatttaaatatcacaatttcaaaTGCTTGATACATAATTCTGAAAATAAacgttttttctcttttctatccATATTTCCACAGATCAACTCTTTCTTTGAGTTCAACGAGCGTCTCGAGGCCATCCTGACCAAAGCCTACATTTACAGGTCAGCTAGTGTTAGGGTTTCTATAtgttggttttatgtttttcatcTCTAATAAACATCTGTGGTGCCAAGCACCACAGATGTAAAAGCTTCTCCCTGTGTGGCCTCTCTTCCTGCTAAAGCTTAGGAGACATAGCTGGACAAATAACTGGTTTTCGATCATTAATTTACTGTCTCTCAGGGTAATACGCACCACCACCTACCTTCTCTACTGTCTCCACTGCAACGCTTGTCTCTACTACTGGGGCTCTGCCTTCAAAGGCCTGGGATCGACTAAATGGGTGTACAATGGAGAGGGAAACAGGTTTGTGGGACACACATAGACAAAGCATAACCCTCACCCTTTTATTTGAAGATTAGGACAGGTCACAAATCGGTCAAATATAACAGACATTTTATAAGAAAAAATGCAGCACAGTAAAGACAAATGGAGGAGACTCAGGTAAACTCAAGTAAACTAAACTCAActtgccccctgctggcctaGACACCATGTCTCCAGCCTAGACACCtctttattgagttttattgtGCAACTTCTGTATTTAAAACTGGCTCACTCCCTTCTTTCTGCAGTTATATTCGCTGTTACTACTTTGCGGTGAAGACCCTGATCACCATTGGTGGTCTGCCAGATCCCACCACCCTGTTTGAGATCATCTTCCAACTCATCAACTACTTTGTTGGAGTTTTTGCCTTCTCTATTATGATTGGACAGGTAGAGCATAagtgtcttgtgtgtgtgtgttcctcccACATATTGGACACTAAAAAGGGTGTTCACTTCCTCTTCCCTAAACTGGGTGTTCACTAATTACACAATGTTcactcattattattattattacagcccattttgtatttttcagatGCGTGACGTGGTTGGTGCAGCCACAGCCGGTCAGACCTACTACCGCACCTGTATGGACAACACTATCAAATACATGTCCTCCTATCGCATCCCCAAAGATGTCCAGAACCGAGTCAAAACCTGGTACAACTACACCTGGCAATCACAAGGCATGCTGGGTAAGGAGAAActacatgtgcatgtttgcgtGGACATCAGAGCTTTCAGTCATGCTTTAACTTTTCCTGCCATCCAGATGAGCAGGAACTGCTGACTCAGCTGCCAGATAAAATGCGTCTGGACATCGCTATAGATGTCAATTACTCCATTGTGAGCAAAGTCCCTCTATTTCAGGTATGAATTCCTTTAAAAACTTCAAAAGAACTGAACTAAAAGTTTGACAACCACCTGTCCACTGGTTTTCTAAAACCTACAAAGGTTTTCATCAGAAAATGTTTAGCGGGTGTGTCATGAAAAGCAAAACCATGAACAGATGAACCAatcttttcacatttattttttgttttcccttATGACAGGGTTGTGACAGACAGATGATTTTTGACATGCTGAAAAGCCTACGCTCTGTTGTTTACCTGCCAGGAGATTATGTCTGcaaaaaggtacatttgtttgtatGAGTCATCTGGATGCAGCAGTGTTTCTGCTACTT
This window of the Acanthochromis polyacanthus isolate Apoly-LR-REF ecotype Palm Island chromosome 8, KAUST_Apoly_ChrSc, whole genome shotgun sequence genome carries:
- the LOC110961396 gene encoding cyclic nucleotide-gated cation channel beta-1-like, which produces MFNWVVKVVPQPPEAGGTDDVANTSAAKPKKNRDVKSPPLTNIEEGSDDSQGQTGVLGWLSNGLVSALPQPSGSPRLDRASSEARPGEDGERSGVIGWVAQGLTKVLPQPDDKYKETDNADNADEHTEVYDVETMPDYDPLPHIPVVEMLSEDEASEVENLSPQFPPNVVNWIKQMIPQPVILPPGAVPPEPSSKSSRSSLDKILSPPPESLSGISLDTDSRTSGVVGWFVTGLGLKLPQPALPQKDDAQGAAEVLQKGGKALRQTQSNSMEPQKCNNVEAEPKPSEDAMQTCQEDAETQTGRWTPFIESIKKEAEDVALATMEERLLQERVEMARMAEEVARQTAEMAIRQMTSEGQSIKLSLGSQELLEEPEDGLLQEEESEVESCKVSEKEDSVVQEEQKVETEEPAIREAEPHEEEAAAAEPQPASPSPPPSPEPVKNSEPEPEPGLEPETKTQEAGPEAVTQQPQKKEDGPTANSEKPAEKVMSMSGPSPVSCDALKSCLMRIPHTSECLGNLNAFFKENGISPPAIPSMPKIPTKLSDVTQYLPSLPPELRQELSHIRLTQVPRNIAQTVTELLPKNTDGSVGPNLSGLSQSFSESFANIPQKLSQFPVRTQQYFKQQQQQQQKHNHQDVELNRLVRHSPLPSPPHPQLRSRSPSPSSPNSSTLDLPNVPSYPRLPPIVSPPSKQLSSLSRQLSGLSNPAFFIEDDSEISQKRPAERSSLSLRPAVNIEDVDSDHERGGGGGRGEEQILNSQDPKLTTLTVPVAPSGGRQSKGDKDSGRNHRTNWTKIKRLHSQSEDDDDDDEGNIPIRAWPSQSSLHSTDDVLKERPASSASQTSTVVNERLQELVRMFKERTEKAKEKLIDTDSSDEDSVIPSPPQAPAPQPAPAAPPLDGEEKEMEAGPSSGGGIENGAEEEKRCRHGRKVKTPLWIRGCLHFRFPASIDPFTNLMYVLWMFLVSLAWNWNVWFIPVRWAFPYQTPDNIYYWLLTDYLCDLIYILDITVFQPRLQFVHGGDIVSDKKEMRKNYMKTKRFKFDVASLVPLELFYFKTGINPLLRLPRLLKINSFFEFNERLEAILTKAYIYRVIRTTTYLLYCLHCNACLYYWGSAFKGLGSTKWVYNGEGNSYIRCYYFAVKTLITIGGLPDPTTLFEIIFQLINYFVGVFAFSIMIGQMRDVVGAATAGQTYYRTCMDNTIKYMSSYRIPKDVQNRVKTWYNYTWQSQGMLDEQELLTQLPDKMRLDIAIDVNYSIVSKVPLFQGCDRQMIFDMLKSLRSVVYLPGDYVCKKGEVGREMYIIKAGEVQVVGGPDGKTVFVTLRAGSVFGEISLLAVGGGNRRTANVIAHGFANLFILDKKDLNEILVHYPESKKLLRKKARKMLNKGKKPEPKGETKEPPQVPAAPVRPETPKLLKAALEMTERSSGLKGALAKVKEKTNKSSISLRPSLSSSLPPASPASSSGRDRDEDSLSPVSTTFRSASLCRSAAKPPPAAPRHSDAIEREDVSEDEENEGGKKKEKKL